From the Candidatus Sericytochromatia bacterium genome, one window contains:
- the rplN gene encoding 50S ribosomal protein L14 codes for MIQQQSRLTVADNTGARELMCIRVVGGGNRTFANIGDIIVAVVKDAIPNMPVKKSDVVKAVVVRSRKGVRRVDGSYIKFDENAAVIINKDNNPRGTRVFGPIARELRDKNFMKIISLAPEVI; via the coding sequence ATGATCCAACAACAATCCCGATTGACGGTTGCCGACAACACCGGCGCGCGCGAGCTGATGTGCATTCGCGTCGTGGGTGGTGGTAACCGCACCTTCGCCAACATCGGCGACATCATCGTGGCCGTCGTGAAGGATGCCATTCCCAACATGCCCGTGAAGAAGTCGGACGTGGTCAAGGCCGTCGTCGTTCGCTCCCGCAAGGGCGTGCGTCGGGTCGACGGCTCTTACATCAAGTTCGATGAGAACGCGGCCGTCATCATCAACAAAGACAACAACCCCCGGGGGACCCGCGTGTTTGGTCCGATCGCCCGCGAGCTTCGTGACAAGAACTTCATGAAGATCATCTCGCTGGCTCCGGAAGTCATCTAG
- the rpsQ gene encoding 30S ribosomal protein S17, translating to MPKRVITGKVVSDKMQKTVVVAVESTVPHGRYKKLVKRTNTFKAHDEEDTAREGDVVRIEETRPLSKDKSWRLIEIVERAQ from the coding sequence ATGCCCAAGCGTGTAATTACTGGCAAGGTCGTCTCGGACAAGATGCAAAAGACTGTCGTTGTGGCGGTCGAGAGCACCGTTCCGCACGGCCGTTACAAGAAGCTCGTCAAGCGCACCAATACCTTCAAGGCGCATGATGAGGAAGACACCGCGCGTGAAGGAGACGTCGTCCGGATCGAGGAAACTCGCCCGCTGTCGAAGGACAAGTCGTGGCGGCTCATCGAGATCGTGGAACGCGCCCAGTAA
- the rpmC gene encoding 50S ribosomal protein L29: MQEFRGLPEADIRAKLKEAKEDLFKLRFQLAIRQLENTAQIGEVRNRIAVLQTVLRETQATAAAQ, encoded by the coding sequence CTGCAAGAGTTCAGAGGCCTGCCGGAGGCCGACATTCGCGCCAAACTCAAGGAAGCCAAGGAAGACTTGTTCAAACTTCGTTTCCAGCTCGCCATCCGTCAGTTGGAGAACACCGCCCAGATCGGCGAAGTTCGGAACCGCATCGCGGTTTTACAGACGGTTCTCCGCGAGACCCAGGCGACCGCTGCCGCGCAATAG
- the rplP gene encoding 50S ribosomal protein L16, producing MLMPKRTKFRRHHRGDRSGHETRGTQVNFGDFGLVALDPAWITSRQIEAARRAMTRSIKRGGKIWIRVFPDKPVTAKPAETRMGSGKGAPEYWVAVVKPGRILFEMNGVTEELAREAMRLAAHKLPIATKFVSRAEQQAQLAAAEGGARED from the coding sequence ATGTTGATGCCTAAACGCACCAAATTCCGGCGCCACCACCGTGGCGACCGTTCTGGCCACGAAACCCGGGGCACGCAGGTCAACTTTGGCGATTTCGGCCTGGTTGCGCTCGACCCCGCCTGGATCACCTCCCGTCAGATCGAGGCCGCGCGTCGCGCGATGACTCGCTCGATCAAGCGTGGTGGGAAGATCTGGATTCGTGTTTTCCCTGACAAGCCCGTGACGGCCAAGCCTGCTGAAACCCGCATGGGTTCCGGTAAGGGTGCGCCCGAGTACTGGGTGGCCGTGGTCAAGCCTGGCCGCATCCTGTTCGAGATGAACGGGGTGACGGAGGAGTTGGCCCGTGAAGCGATGCGCTTGGCGGCTCACAAGCTTCCGATCGCGACGAAGTTTGTCAGCCGTGCCGAGCAACAAGCCCAGTTGGCGGCCGCTGAAGGAGGCGCCCGTGAAGACTAA